One genomic window of Herpetosiphonaceae bacterium includes the following:
- a CDS encoding response regulator, which yields MTARILVIEDSPPLLALYQALFQDEGYEVILQSTPRFDPLTIARIAPDLIVLDLLFDGHLIGWDALQALRLQPVTATIPIVICSAALRHVDVLQSAFAMLDVHVLTKPFDLETLLKLVDHLLTQHGTHPDRLVPAPPLDDQE from the coding sequence ATGACGGCGCGAATTCTTGTGATCGAGGATAGTCCTCCGCTCCTGGCGTTATATCAGGCGCTTTTTCAAGACGAAGGCTACGAGGTTATTCTTCAGTCTACCCCTCGGTTCGACCCACTCACGATTGCCCGCATTGCCCCTGATCTGATCGTTCTCGATCTGCTCTTCGACGGCCATCTGATCGGCTGGGACGCGCTGCAAGCGCTGCGGCTGCAACCCGTCACGGCGACGATCCCGATCGTGATCTGTAGCGCCGCGCTCCGGCACGTCGATGTGCTGCAATCGGCGTTTGCGATGCTGGATGTGCATGTGCTGACCAAGCCGTTCGATCTCGAAACGCTGCTGAAGCTGGTCGATCATCTGCTCACCCAGCATGGAACGCACCCCGATCGGCTGGTTCCTGCGCCGCCCCTCGACGATCAGGAGTAG
- a CDS encoding zinc-ribbon domain containing protein — MSFADKTLTCRDCGMGFTFTTGEQEFYAQKGFDNEPTRCANCRQTHKQSRNGGGGYNSRDSYGGGYSSRDSYGGGREQREMHTTTCSSCGRDAQVPFVPRGDKPVYCSDCFQSQRSNQRNDRW, encoded by the coding sequence ATGAGCTTTGCAGACAAGACGTTGACCTGCCGCGACTGTGGCATGGGATTCACCTTTACGACCGGCGAGCAGGAGTTTTACGCGCAGAAGGGCTTCGACAACGAGCCAACCCGGTGCGCAAACTGCCGCCAGACGCACAAGCAGAGCCGCAACGGCGGTGGCGGCTACAACAGCCGTGACAGCTATGGCGGTGGCTACAGCAGCCGCGACAGCTATGGTGGTGGCCGCGAGCAGCGCGAGATGCACACGACAACGTGCTCATCCTGCGGACGCGACGCGCAAGTGCCGTTCGTGCCGCGCGGCGACAAGCCCGTGTACTGCTCGGATTGTTTCCAGAGCCAGCGCTCGAATCAGCGGAACGACCGCTGGTAA
- the gnd gene encoding decarboxylating 6-phosphogluconate dehydrogenase, translating to MELAMIGLGKMGGNMTERLLRGGHRVVAYDRNPEAVQAAVAAGAVGVASLEELVRQLGSPRVIWMMVPAGAPVDATIAALQPLLQPGDILIDGGNSLYKETQARAAQLEQHGIAYIDAGTSGGIWGLREGYCLMVGGPRAAVAHVEPIMRTLAPEGGYAHVGPSGAGHFTKMVHNGIEYGLMQAYAEGFEILQAKSELGLDLHQIAALWNHGSVIRSWLLELAERMFADEPDLASIKGWVADSGEGRWTVQAAIEQAVPAPVITLALMQRFASRQDESFAAKVVAGLRHQFGGHDVKRET from the coding sequence GTGGAACTAGCGATGATCGGTTTGGGCAAGATGGGCGGAAATATGACCGAGCGGTTGCTGCGGGGTGGGCATCGCGTGGTCGCCTACGATCGCAACCCTGAGGCGGTGCAGGCGGCGGTCGCCGCCGGAGCAGTTGGCGTGGCCTCGCTTGAGGAGCTGGTGCGACAGCTCGGCAGCCCGCGCGTGATCTGGATGATGGTTCCGGCGGGCGCTCCCGTGGACGCGACGATCGCGGCGCTGCAACCGCTGCTGCAACCGGGCGACATCCTGATCGACGGCGGCAACTCGCTGTACAAAGAAACCCAGGCCCGCGCGGCGCAGCTTGAGCAGCACGGCATCGCCTACATCGACGCGGGAACGAGCGGCGGTATCTGGGGTCTGCGCGAGGGCTACTGCCTGATGGTCGGCGGCCCCCGCGCAGCCGTCGCGCACGTCGAGCCAATCATGCGCACGCTCGCGCCTGAGGGCGGCTACGCACACGTCGGGCCGAGCGGCGCTGGGCATTTCACCAAGATGGTCCACAACGGCATCGAGTACGGCCTGATGCAGGCCTACGCCGAAGGCTTCGAGATCTTACAGGCAAAAAGCGAGCTGGGCCTTGATCTGCACCAGATCGCGGCGCTGTGGAACCACGGCAGCGTGATTCGCTCCTGGCTGCTGGAGCTGGCCGAGCGGATGTTTGCCGACGAGCCCGACCTCGCCTCGATCAAAGGCTGGGTCGCGGATTCGGGCGAGGGGCGCTGGACGGTCCAGGCGGCGATCGAGCAGGCGGTGCCCGCGCCGGTGATCACCCTGGCGCTGATGCAGCGCTTCGCGTCACGGCAGGACGAGTCGTTCGCGGCGAAGGTCGTCGCGGGGCTGCGCCACCAGTTTGGCGGACACGACGTTAAGCGCGAGACGTAG
- a CDS encoding mercuric reductase, giving the protein MPSAQHYDAIVIGAGQAGGPLSTALARSGRKTALIEREHVGGTCINEGCTPTKTMVASARVAYLARRAADYGVQTGPVAIDLRRVRQRKRDIVESFRSGSQRRIESTDGVDLLAGEASFTAPKAITVRLADGEERALTADLVFINTGARPAQPSLPGLEQVPTLDSTSIMELDAVPDHLLVLGGGYIGLEFGQMFRRFGSRVTIVQRGPKLLAREDDDVAEAVADILREDGIEVFLDTEALRVEQADEQIRLMVRTPDGERALAGSHLLVATGRTPNTERLNLQAAGIAADQHGLIQVDERLETNVPGIYALGDVKGGPAFTHISYDDFRIIRTNLIEGGKATTNGRYVPYTVFIDPQLGRVGLSEDEARKQGRTIRVAKMPMSHVARALEVDETRGFMKAIVDAETDQILGVTILGVDGGEVMAQAQIAMMGRLPYTMLRDAIFAHPTLAESLNNLFMSMDE; this is encoded by the coding sequence ATGCCATCAGCGCAACACTACGACGCGATCGTGATCGGGGCTGGACAGGCGGGCGGGCCGCTCTCGACCGCGCTGGCGCGTTCAGGCAGGAAGACCGCGCTGATCGAGCGCGAGCATGTGGGCGGCACCTGCATCAACGAGGGCTGCACGCCAACCAAGACGATGGTCGCGAGCGCGCGCGTGGCCTACCTGGCCCGTCGCGCCGCCGACTATGGCGTCCAGACCGGCCCGGTGGCAATCGATCTGAGGAGGGTCAGGCAGCGCAAGCGCGACATCGTCGAAAGCTTCCGATCGGGCAGCCAGCGCCGCATCGAGAGCACCGACGGCGTGGATCTGCTGGCGGGCGAGGCCAGCTTCACCGCTCCCAAAGCGATCACGGTGCGGCTGGCGGATGGCGAGGAGCGCGCGCTGACCGCCGATCTGGTGTTTATCAACACCGGCGCGCGTCCGGCGCAGCCATCGCTGCCGGGGCTGGAGCAGGTGCCGACGCTCGACTCGACATCGATCATGGAGCTGGACGCGGTGCCCGATCATCTGCTGGTGCTGGGCGGCGGCTACATCGGCCTGGAGTTCGGCCAGATGTTCCGGCGCTTCGGCAGCCGCGTCACGATCGTGCAGCGCGGGCCGAAGCTGCTCGCGCGCGAAGACGACGACGTGGCCGAGGCGGTCGCCGACATTCTGCGCGAAGACGGCATTGAGGTATTCCTCGACACCGAGGCCCTGCGCGTGGAGCAGGCCGACGAACAGATTCGGCTGATGGTCCGCACGCCCGACGGCGAGCGCGCGCTGGCAGGATCGCACTTGCTGGTCGCCACGGGCCGCACGCCGAACACGGAGCGGCTCAACCTGCAAGCGGCGGGCATTGCCGCCGACCAGCACGGCCTGATCCAGGTCGATGAGCGGCTGGAGACGAACGTGCCGGGGATCTACGCGCTGGGCGATGTCAAAGGTGGCCCGGCCTTCACACACATCTCATACGACGACTTCCGCATCATTCGCACCAACCTGATCGAGGGCGGCAAGGCCACGACCAACGGGCGATACGTGCCCTACACCGTCTTCATCGATCCTCAACTGGGCCGCGTTGGGCTGAGTGAAGACGAGGCCCGCAAGCAGGGCCGCACGATCCGCGTCGCCAAAATGCCGATGAGCCACGTCGCCCGCGCGCTTGAGGTCGACGAGACTCGCGGCTTTATGAAGGCGATCGTCGACGCCGAAACCGATCAGATCCTTGGCGTTACGATCCTGGGCGTCGATGGCGGCGAGGTGATGGCTCAGGCGCAGATCGCGATGATGGGCCGACTTCCGTACACCATGCTGCGCGACGCCATCTTTGCTCATCCAACCCTGGCCGAGTCGCTCAACAATTTGTTTATGTCAATGGACGAGTAG